From Gossypium raimondii isolate GPD5lz chromosome 11, ASM2569854v1, whole genome shotgun sequence:
ACGAAAAGGGTTAAGCTACACTTGGATGGAACTAAATTCTTCTCAGTAACAATACAAGTGtttatacatcaaaattaaatgtcaagactaaaaagaaaaggaaaatgaaactaGAAGCACATCCAGATGAAGGCAAATCATGTTTAACGCCCCAAATTCATGCTTGAATATGTTACTGAAGGCTCGGAGGAGGAGGAGACTGATGGTAAAGATACTTGATATGTAGGAACAGGCATCTTGACTGGAAGATTTGGCAACGGTGACTCCAAATAAAGAACTTGAATTGCTTGCCTGATTGATGGCCTTGAATTACAGTCTGGGTGAGCACACCACAGTCCAACAATCATCAAAGACTCCCCTTGTTTCTCATCAAATTCCTTGCCCAACTTGTCGTCAATAGCCAAAATTAGCTCTCCTGTCCCATAAAGACCCCAAATCCACTCAACCAATCCCATGTCAGATTTTCTTCCAGGATCAACAGATTTCCTTCCAGTTGCAATTTCTAAAAGGACTACCCCAAAGCTATAAACATCCGACTCCTTACTAGCCCTACCTGTGCTTATGTACTCTGGAGCCAAGTAGCCTAAAGTTCCAGCCAATCCAGTTGTTTTAGGACCTAGCTCATGGTCCATGAGTTTAGCCAATCCGAAGTCACCAAGCTTGACATTGAAACTAGAATCAAGCATTACATTGCTTGACTTAATGTCTCGATGCACCACACACTGCTCCCACTCTTCATGAAGATAGAGAAGTGCAGATGCCAATCCAAGCGATATTCTGTACCTCACAGACCATGTCAGTGCACTTCTCCTACCAAAGAGGTGGGAATCAAGGCTGCCATTTGGCATGAATTCATAGACAAGTATGAAATCATTTTTATCATGGCACCAACCAATTAGTTGCACCAGATTCCTGTGTCTCAATTGGCTAATCACCTTCACTTCAGTTACATACTCTTTTCTCCCTTGTTTGGACCAACTTGAAATCCTTTTAACAGCAACCTCCACATCCAAATCATTCAGGTAACCCCTATAAACTGCACCAAAGCCTCCCTCACCCAATTTTCTTTGCTCCGAGAAGTTATTGGTAGCTGAGGCAAGATCAGTATAAGAAAACCTTCTTGGTCCAGCTCCTCTTTCAAGATCATCATTCATTGATGTCAAGTTTGTTGTTTCTGGTGTTCTTTTCGCATGCTTCTTCCTCCACCAAATGATAAAAGCTATAATTGTCCCAGCTATCAGAACACCCACAGGAACTACAATACCCAGAATTATTCTAACATTTCTTGCTTTGTTGCCGCTTGTATCCTCTGCCACAGTTAAACTTGAACCGAATTCCCAATTTTGGAGTGTATGCCTCTCTACGTACTGACCTGTAGCAGCAGAAAATCCGACCATGACCCACTCTGGTAAAACCGTCATCAGATCGATTTGATATGAAAGACTagaattctctcgaggattatTGGTCTTTTGATAGCTCCAAGAGACACTTAAGTTCTTAGTAGTAGCGTTGTAGTTAATGACTACATCTGCCGTATCTTCACTATGAAAGCTAGCATTCCATCTGGTATAATTTGCTGAAGAAATTGAGTTTTCGTTAATCCCAACATGACTACCAATACCAGTTGGATCCCATTCAGGATTTTCAAACGTGTCGAACTCAACGAGAACGATTTGGTTCTGAGATGAATCACTGGTTGTTGTATTAAATAATCCCAAAAAGCCACCAGCTGAATTTGGTGGGATTTGAGAGCCAACAGGAGCGAGAAAGAAGACAAGTCCATGACCATAATCTGAACTTTGAATAGAAATGTCAAAGGAGAAGCGCGTACTGAAGTCGGTGAGCCTTCCTGTTCTTGAGTCCCAAATTGGCACCTTCTCGGCATATGTTGCCCATCCAACTCGGTTTATATAATTGATAAGGTTAAACTCAATGGCTCCAACGGAAGGTTTTGCATCACCTTGATAGAGAATGTTGTTTGCATTTGAATCAAAGCGAGATATTTGGAAATTTAGTGAATTGACAAAGGGGAGAGTGAAAAGAAATGGAATCAGAAGCGATGATTGAAGCAAGTTGATGAGCCCAATCGCCATGGAAATAGAGAAGCAAGGAGAGATATTGCAGTCAGACAGCATATAAAAGAGAAGTTGAACCAATAGAATCCGCAaatgaagtaaataaaaaatagttaactTGATGCTGAAGTTTCAATGACCAGCTTTATTTTATGCATGAAGGAAGCTTCAATAGACGTCTTCCtgaatcataaatatatatagaaaagtTGAATTTGTGAACCTATTAGAATGGCATATAAATAAGCCTATTATAATATATCTCTCTCTTCCAAAGGAAAAGTTGAATTTAAGGAAAACTGTGTCTTACAAAATCATAGTCATTTTTTGACTGAGGATTTTATTCagcaacaaaattttctaataatcTTCCtgcattaaatcaaataaaattttatgagatTAACAAGGATACTTTGGTAATGAAATCTCAGTTGATGATATAAGGATATGTTGTGTGAAAAATGGTACAAGGATATTTGCTGACTCAGGGATGAAGAGATCACCCTTTTTAATAGCCATCCCACCTCTTCTCCATTACTGCTGCAATCCTGAAACATGGCGGCGATTCAATGGCTTTTGTTTAGAAGTAACTCGAACTTTTtga
This genomic window contains:
- the LOC105804120 gene encoding L-type lectin-domain containing receptor kinase IX.1, translating into MLSDCNISPCFSISMAIGLINLLQSSLLIPFLFTLPFVNSLNFQISRFDSNANNILYQGDAKPSVGAIEFNLINYINRVGWATYAEKVPIWDSRTGRLTDFSTRFSFDISIQSSDYGHGLVFFLAPVGSQIPPNSAGGFLGLFNTTTSDSSQNQIVLVEFDTFENPEWDPTGIGSHVGINENSISSANYTRWNASFHSEDTADVVINYNATTKNLSVSWSYQKTNNPRENSSLSYQIDLMTVLPEWVMVGFSAATGQYVERHTLQNWEFGSSLTVAEDTSGNKARNVRIILGIVVPVGVLIAGTIIAFIIWWRKKHAKRTPETTNLTSMNDDLERGAGPRRFSYTDLASATNNFSEQRKLGEGGFGAVYRGYLNDLDVEVAVKRISSWSKQGRKEYVTEVKVISQLRHRNLVQLIGWCHDKNDFILVYEFMPNGSLDSHLFGRRSALTWSVRYRISLGLASALLYLHEEWEQCVVHRDIKSSNVMLDSSFNVKLGDFGLAKLMDHELGPKTTGLAGTLGYLAPEYISTGRASKESDVYSFGVVLLEIATGRKSVDPGRKSDMGLVEWIWGLYGTGELILAIDDKLGKEFDEKQGESLMIVGLWCAHPDCNSRPSIRQAIQVLYLESPLPNLPVKMPVPTYQVSLPSVSSSSEPSVTYSSMNLGR